Proteins co-encoded in one Quercus robur chromosome 8, dhQueRobu3.1, whole genome shotgun sequence genomic window:
- the LOC126695804 gene encoding exopolygalacturonase-like: MVFNVMKDGAIADGNSDNSKVFQNVFNKACQSEGRNLVLIPRGTYMLAPIVLKGPCKGQVEFHIIGTLKALIDEASTIDINHWITFQYVDRLVLSGGGKLDGQGPSAWDDNTCSKNPNCKALPISLRFDFVTNSRITQLTSMNSKNAHVNVFACKDMKFDHIHIIAPKDSPNTDGIHIGSSNNIQILDSTIATGDDCVSMSPGSKNINIRNVTCGPGHGISVGSLGGGPNEEDVNGLTVTNCTFIGTQNGLRVKTWARSYASSVFNLTFEDIIMDNVNNPIIIDQQYCPSRNCEKGESQVQIRDVKYRNIRGTSSSKIAVAFDCSKGNPCEKIELNNINLTYHGAEGAVASSCSNVKGIANGQQQPGSCIYQNFTTGSVL; encoded by the exons ATGGTTTTTAATGTGATGAAGGATGGTGCTATTGCTGATGGAAATAGTGATAACAGTAAG GTTTTTCAAAATGTATTCAACAAAGCTTGTCAATCTGAAGGAAGGAATCTTGTATTAATCCCACGAGGGACATATATGTTGGCGCCTATTGTGTTgaaaggaccatgcaagggccAAGTGGAATTTCATATCATAGGGACACTAAAAGCTCTTATAGATGAAGCATCTACTATTGATATTAACCATTGGATCACCTTCCAATACGTAGACCGATTGGTACTAAGTGGTGGTGGGAAACTGGATGGCCAAGGTCCCTCCGCTTGGGATGACAATACTTGCAGTAAAAATCCAAACTGCAAAGCTCTTCCCATT TCATTGAGATTTGATTTCGTCACCAATTCAAGGATTACTCAACTAACTTCAATGAACAGCAAGAATGCCCACGTGAATGTATTTGCATGCAAAGATATGAAATTCGATCACATCCATATAATAGCACCCAAAGATAGCCCCAATACCGATGGAATACACATTGGTTCATCCAACAATATTCAAATCTTGGATTCAACAATAGCCACCGGAGATGATTGTGTGTCAATGAGTCCTGGTTCTAAAAACATAAACATTAGGAACGTAACATGTGGCCCAGGTCATGGAATTAGTGTTGGAAGCCTTGGTGGGGGACCTAATGAAGAAGATGTCAATGGATTAACGGTAACTAATTGCACTTTCATTGGCACTCAAAATGGCTTGAGGGTCAAAACATGGGCTAGGTCTTATGCTAGTAGTGTTTTCAATCTTACCTTTGAAGACATCATCATGGATAATGTCAACAACCCCATCATCATTGATCAACAATATTGCCCATCTCGCAATTGTGAAAAG GGTGAATCCCAAGTTCAAATTCGAGATGTGAAGTACAGAAACATCAGAGGCACCTctagctcaaaaattgcagttgCTTTTGATTGTAGCAAAGGCAACCCTTGTGAGAAGATTGAGCTCAACAACATTAACCTAACTTACCATGGTGCTGAAGGAGCTGTGGCATCCTCATGTTCTAATGTCAAAGGTATTGCTAATGGTCAACAACAACCCGGATCTTGCATATA CCAAAACTTTACCACAGGCTCTGTGCTTTAA
- the LOC126694453 gene encoding sodium/hydrogen exchanger 4 yields MMVFDYVRNLGNQEHPQVLLITVFVAVLCLCLIIGHLLEENRWVNESITAILTGCIAGTVILFLSKGKSSHILTFNEELFFIYLLPPIIFNAGFQVKKKQFFQNFLTIMFFGVFGVFISAVVITAGSWWLFPKLGFVGLTAREYLAIGTIFSSTDTVCTLQVLHQDETPLLYSLVFGEGVVNDATSVVLFNAIQKLDVSRVDGKIVLHVIGDFFYLFLTSTALGVIAGLVAAYILKTLYFGRHSSIREISLMILIAYLSYMLAELLQLSGILTVFFCGILMSHYAWHDVTDSSRITTRHVFATMSFIAETFIFLYVGMDALDIEKWKMTKLSFGTLMAIYSTLIFLILLGRAAFVFPLSALSNYLNRKAERTEVITFKHQIIIWWAGLMRGAVSIALAFKQFTFSGVTWDPISATMITNTIIVVLFSTLVFGFITKPLISYLIPHHETIKIRHGESAVPKDDLNVPLLSFEESTATNIGRAKDSLSLLIERPISTIHSYWRKFDDSYMRPIFGGPVTNQSQC; encoded by the exons aTGATGGTGTTTGATTATGTAAGAAACCTTGGTAATCAAGAACACCCACAGGTGCTTCTCATAACGGTGTTCGTGGCCGTTCTTTGTCTTTGCTTAATCATCGGTCACTTGCTTGAAGAGAACCGCTGGGTTAACGAGTCCATCACTGCCATTTTGACT GGATGCATAGCTGGAACAGTAATCTTGTTTCTGAGCAAAGGGAAAAGTTCTCACATCCTTACCTTCAACGAGGAATTGTTCTTCATATATCTCCTTCCACCAATAATATTTAATGCTGG ATTTCAGGTCAAGAAAAAGCAGTTCTTCCAAAACTTCCTTACTATCATGTTCTTTGGGGTGTTTGGTGTTTTCATTTCTGCTGTAGTTATCACAGCTG GCAGCTGGTGGCTGTTTCCTAAGCTGGGATTTGTTGGTCTGACTGCACGAGAATATCTGG CTATAGGAACAATATTTTCATCAACTGATACAGTGTGTACACTGCAG GTTCTCCATCAAGATGAAACTCCTTTGCTATACAGCCTAGTTTTTGGGGAAGGAGTTGTGAATGATGCGACATCAGTTGTTCTGTTTAATGCAATTCAAAAGCTTGATGTTTCAAGAGTAGATGGCAAGATTGTGCTTCATGTTATTGGAGAtttcttttaccttttcttAACTAGTACTGCTCTTGGAGTCATT GCTGGACTTGTGGCAGCATATATTCTTAAAACCTTATACTTTGGAAG ACACTCAAGCATCCGCGAAATTTCTTTGATGATTTTAATAGCGTATCTGTCCTACATGTTGGCAGAG CTACTGCAACTTAGTGGAATTCTCACTGTTTTCTTTTGTGGGATTCTGATGTCACACTATGCATGGCATGATGTGACTGATAGTTCAAGAATCACAACCAG GCATGTATTTGCAACAATGTCATTTATTGCAGAgacattcatttttctttatgtgGGAATGGATGCTCTTGACATTGAAAAGTGGAAGATGACTAAATTAAG TTTTGGGACTTTAATGGCCATCTATAGCACCTTAATCTTTCTAATATTGCTTGGGCGTGCTGCATTTGTATTCCCTCTCTCTGCTCTTTCCAATTACTTGAATAGAAAGGCCGAGAGAACAGAAGTAATCACATTTAAACACCAG ATAATCATTTGGTGGGCTGGGCTTATGAGAGGGGCAGTCTCTATTGCATTGGCTTTTAAACAG TTCACATTTTCGGGTGTTACGTGGGATCCAATTAGTGCCACAATGATCACCAACACCATAATCGTAGTCCTCTTCAGTACATTG GTGTTTGGTTTTATAACAAAGCCTCTAATAAGCTATCTAATTCCTCACCATGAGACTATCAAAATCAGGCATGGAGAATCAGCTGTTCCAAAAGATGACTTGAATGTGCCTTTGCTCTCATTCGAAGAATCTACTGCAACAAACATTGGCCGTGCAAAGGATAGTTTATCCCTTCTTATAGAAAGGCCTATTTCCACCATACATTCCTACTGGAGGAAGTTTGATGATAGCTATATGAGACCCATATTTGGAGGGCCAGTTACCAATCAGTCGCAATGTTAA
- the LOC126695805 gene encoding exopolygalacturonase-like has protein sequence MVFNVMKDGAVADGNTDNSKVFQNVFNKACQSEGRNLVLIPRGTYMLAPIVLKGPCKGQVEFHIIGTLKALIDETSTVDINHWITFQYVDRLVLSGGGKLDGQGPSAWDDNTCSKNPNCKALPISLRFDFVTNSRITQLTSINSKNAHVNVFACKDMKFDHIHIIAPKDSPNTDGIHIGSSSNIQILDSTIATGDDCVSMSPGSKNINIRNVTCGPGHGISVGSLGGGPNEEDVNGLTVTNCTFIGTQNGLRVKTWARSYASSVFNLTFEDIIMDNVNNPIIIDQQYCPSRNCEKGDSQVQIRDVKYGNIRGTSSSKIAVAFDCSKGKPCEKIELNNINLTYHGAEGAVASSCSNVKGIANGQQQPGSCI, from the exons ATGGTTTTTAATGTGATGAAGGATGGTGCTGTTGCTGATGGAAATACTGATAACAGTAAG GTTTTTCAAAATGTATTCAACAAAGCTTGTCAATCTGAAGGAAGGAATCTTGTGTTAATCCCACGAGGGACATATATGTTGGCGCCTATTGTGTTgaaaggaccatgcaagggccAAGTGGAATTTCATATCATAGGGACACTAAAAGCTCTTATAGATGAAACATCTACTGTTGACATTAACCATTGGATCACCTTCCAATACGTAGACCGATTGGTCCTAAGTGGTGGTGGGAAACTGGATGGCCAAGGTCCCTCTGCTTGGGATGACAATACTTGCAGTAAAAATCCAAACTGCAAAGCTCTTCCcatt TCATTGAGATTTGATTTCGTCACCAATTCAAGGATTACTCAACTAACTTCAATAAACAGCAAGAACGCCCACGTGAATGTATTTGCATGCAAAGATATGAAATTCGATCACATCCATATAATAGCACCCAAAGATAGCCCCAACACCGATGGAATACACATTGGTTCATCTAGCAATATTCAAATATTAGATTCAACAATAGCCACCGGAGATGATTGTGTATCAATGAGTCCTGGttcaaaaaacataaacattagGAACGTAACATGTGGCCCAGGTCATGGAATTAGTGTTGGAAGCCTTGGTGGGGGACCTAATGAAGAAGATGTCAATGGATTAACGGTAACTAATTGCACTTTCATTGGCACTCAAAATGGCTTGAGGGTCAAAACATGGGCCAGGTCTTATGCTAGTAGTGTTTTCAACCTTACCTTTGAAGACATCATCATGGATAATGTCAACAACCCCATCATCATTGATCAACAATATTGCCCATCTCGCAATTGTGAAAAG GGTGACTCCCAAGTTCAAATTCGAGATGTGAAGTACGGAAACATCAGAGGCACCTctagctcaaaaattgcagttgCTTTTGATTGTAGCAAAGGCAAACCTTGTGAGAAGATTGAGCTCAACAACATTAACCTTACTTACCATGGTGCTGAAGGAGCTGTAGCATCCTCATGTTCTAATGTCAAAGGTATTGCTAATGGTCAACAACAACCCGGATCTTGCATATAG